One genomic segment of Bacteroides caccae includes these proteins:
- a CDS encoding SAM-dependent methyltransferase, translating to METALYLLPVTLGDTPVEKVLPSYNKEIISGIRHFIVEDIRSARRFLKKVDREIDIDALTFYLLNKHTSPEDISGYLKPLVGGASMGVISEAGCPAVADPGADVVAIAQRKKLKVVPLVGPSSIILSVMASGFNGQSFAFHGYLPIEPDERTKKLKTLEQRAYFESQTQLFIETPYRNHKMIEDILQNCRPQTKLCIAANITCEGEYIQTRTVKDWKGHVPELSKIPCIFLLYK from the coding sequence GTGGAAACTGCTCTCTATTTACTACCTGTGACTCTAGGTGATACACCTGTCGAAAAGGTTTTGCCTTCTTATAATAAGGAGATTATCTCCGGTATCCGGCATTTTATCGTTGAAGATATTCGTTCTGCCCGCCGTTTCTTGAAGAAAGTGGACCGGGAGATTGATATTGATGCGCTGACGTTCTACCTGTTGAACAAGCACACTTCACCTGAAGACATTTCCGGTTATCTGAAACCTTTGGTTGGCGGTGCTTCTATGGGAGTGATTTCCGAAGCCGGTTGTCCGGCTGTTGCCGATCCGGGGGCGGATGTGGTTGCTATCGCGCAGCGCAAGAAGTTAAAGGTTGTTCCTTTGGTGGGACCTTCTTCGATCATTCTTTCCGTAATGGCTTCCGGCTTTAACGGACAGAGCTTCGCTTTTCATGGTTATCTGCCGATTGAACCGGACGAGCGTACCAAGAAATTAAAAACTTTGGAACAGCGGGCGTATTTCGAAAGCCAGACGCAGCTATTTATTGAGACGCCTTACCGCAATCATAAGATGATAGAAGATATTTTGCAGAATTGCCGCCCGCAGACCAAACTTTGTATTGCTGCCAATATTACTTGTGAAGGAGAGTATATACAAACGCGTACGGTGAAGGATTGGAAAGGACACGTGCCCGAACTGTCTAAGATTCCCTGTATTTTTCTCTTATACAAATAA
- a CDS encoding enoyl-ACP reductase FabI, whose translation MSYNLLKGKRGIIFGALNDQSIAWKVAERAVEEGATITLSNTPMAIRMGEVNALAEKLNCQIVPADATSVEDLSNVFKTSMDILGGQIDFVLHSIGMSPNVRKKRTYDDLDYGMLDKTLDISAVSFHKMIQSAKKLNAIADYGSIVALSYVAAQRTFYGYNDMADAKALLESIARSFGYIYGREHSVRVNTISQSPTFTTAGSGVKGMDKLFDFANRMSPLGNATADECADYCIVMFSDLTRKVTMQNLFHDGGFSSVGMSLRAMATYEKGLDEYMDENGNIIYG comes from the coding sequence ATGAGTTATAACTTGTTGAAAGGAAAAAGAGGTATTATCTTCGGTGCTCTGAACGATCAGTCTATTGCCTGGAAAGTGGCAGAGCGTGCCGTAGAAGAAGGTGCAACAATTACATTATCAAATACTCCAATGGCTATCCGTATGGGAGAAGTCAATGCTTTAGCAGAGAAACTGAATTGCCAGATTGTTCCGGCAGATGCAACGAGCGTAGAGGATTTGTCGAATGTGTTTAAGACCTCAATGGATATACTGGGCGGACAAATTGATTTTGTGCTCCACTCTATCGGTATGTCTCCCAACGTACGCAAGAAACGTACTTATGATGACCTTGACTATGGAATGTTGGATAAGACATTGGATATTTCAGCCGTTTCATTCCATAAAATGATTCAGTCGGCCAAGAAACTGAATGCGATTGCAGATTACGGTTCAATCGTTGCATTGAGCTATGTGGCTGCACAGCGTACTTTCTACGGCTACAACGATATGGCAGATGCAAAAGCATTGCTGGAATCTATTGCACGCAGCTTCGGCTATATCTACGGACGCGAGCATAGTGTGCGTGTGAATACAATTTCACAGTCGCCTACATTCACTACTGCCGGTTCGGGCGTGAAAGGTATGGATAAGTTGTTCGACTTCGCCAACCGTATGTCTCCGCTCGGAAATGCGACTGCCGATGAATGTGCAGATTATTGTATCGTGATGTTCTCCGATCTTACCCGTAAGGTGACTATGCAGAACCTTTTCCATGACGGTGGTTTCTCCAGCGTAGGTATGAGTCTTCGTGCAATGGCTACCTATGAGAAAGGGTTGGATGAATATATGGACGAAAATGGTAATATCATTTACGGATAA
- a CDS encoding glycoside hydrolase family 28 protein, with product MNTLTKRLLWIAVCCLPFISGCKQPNENAVSKNAISDALYRNLPFEMPEVQQPAFPAYEVNIEKFGAKGDGLFLNTKAINDAIKDVNQRGGGKVIIPEGIWLTGPIELLSNVNLYTEQNALVLFTGDFEAYPIIDTSFEGLETRRCQSPISARNAENIAVTGYGTFDGNGDCWRPVKKEKLTASQWKKLVNSGGVLDEKQEIWYPTAGSLKGAMACKDFNVPEGINTDEEWAEIRPWLRPVLLSIVKSKKVLLEGVTFKNSPSWCLHPLSCEDFTVNNIMVINPWYSQNGDAIDLESCKNALIINSVFDAGDDAICIKSGKDEDGRRRGEPCQNVIVKNNTVLHGHGGFVVGSEMSGGVKNIYVEDCTFMGTDVGLRFKSTRGRGGVVENIYINNINMINIPNEPLLFDLFYGGKGAGEESEEDLLNRMKTAIPPVTEETPAFRNIHISNIVCRGSGRAMFFNGLPEMPISNVTVKNVVMTEATDGVVISQVDGVTLENVYVESAKGNNILNVKNAKNLTVDGKVYEELGAKGQILSLK from the coding sequence ATGAACACATTGACAAAAAGACTCCTCTGGATAGCCGTATGCTGTTTGCCGTTTATCTCGGGATGTAAACAACCCAATGAGAATGCAGTAAGCAAGAACGCAATAAGCGACGCACTTTACCGGAATTTACCTTTTGAAATGCCCGAAGTGCAACAACCGGCTTTTCCTGCTTATGAGGTAAACATCGAAAAATTCGGAGCCAAAGGAGATGGATTATTCCTGAATACAAAGGCGATCAATGATGCGATCAAAGACGTCAACCAACGTGGTGGGGGGAAAGTGATTATCCCTGAAGGTATCTGGTTGACCGGTCCTATCGAGTTGCTGAGTAATGTGAATCTTTATACAGAACAGAATGCATTGGTACTTTTCACAGGCGACTTCGAAGCATATCCTATCATCGACACTTCTTTTGAAGGATTGGAAACCCGTCGTTGCCAGTCACCGATCTCGGCACGGAATGCGGAGAATATCGCTGTCACCGGCTATGGCACGTTTGATGGTAACGGAGATTGCTGGCGTCCGGTGAAGAAAGAGAAACTGACTGCTTCACAGTGGAAGAAACTGGTCAATTCGGGCGGTGTCCTGGATGAGAAACAGGAGATATGGTATCCCACCGCAGGTTCGCTGAAAGGGGCTATGGCTTGCAAAGATTTCAACGTACCCGAAGGGATTAATACAGATGAAGAATGGGCTGAAATCCGTCCGTGGTTGCGTCCGGTGTTGCTCAGCATTGTGAAAAGCAAGAAAGTGTTGTTGGAAGGCGTAACTTTCAAGAACTCTCCGAGCTGGTGTCTGCATCCGTTGTCCTGCGAAGATTTCACAGTTAATAATATTATGGTTATCAATCCATGGTACTCACAGAATGGTGACGCGATTGATTTGGAATCTTGCAAGAATGCGCTGATTATCAACAGCGTATTTGATGCGGGAGATGACGCGATTTGTATCAAGTCGGGTAAAGACGAAGATGGTCGCCGTCGCGGAGAACCTTGTCAGAATGTGATTGTGAAGAATAATACAGTACTGCACGGGCATGGAGGATTCGTGGTAGGTAGCGAGATGTCCGGAGGCGTGAAGAATATCTATGTAGAAGACTGCACATTCATGGGTACAGATGTAGGTTTGCGCTTCAAGAGCACTCGCGGACGTGGCGGTGTGGTAGAAAACATCTACATTAATAACATCAACATGATTAATATACCGAACGAGCCGCTATTGTTCGATTTGTTCTACGGCGGAAAAGGTGCAGGAGAAGAATCGGAAGAAGATTTGCTGAATCGTATGAAGACTGCCATTCCTCCGGTAACGGAAGAAACTCCGGCATTCCGTAATATTCATATTTCAAATATTGTTTGCAGAGGTTCGGGGCGTGCGATGTTCTTCAACGGTCTTCCGGAAATGCCAATCAGCAATGTGACGGTTAAAAACGTTGTTATGACGGAAGCTACGGATGGAGTTGTTATCAGCCAGGTAGACGGAGTTACTTTAGAAAACGTTTATGTAGAATCGGCAAAGGGTAACAATATATTAAATGTCAAGAATGCCAAAAACCTGACTGTCGACGGAAAAGTTTATGAAGAACTGGGTGCAAAAGGACAGATTCTGAGCCTCAAATAA
- the lipA gene encoding lipoyl synthase, which translates to MADRVRKPEWLKINIGANERYTETKRIVDSHCLHTICSSGRCPNMGECWGKGTATFMIGGDICTRSCKFCNTQTGRPYPLDVNEPVHVAESIALMKLDHAVITSVDRDDLPDLGAEHWARTIREIKRLNPQTTIEVLIPDFQGKTELLNQVIEAHPDIISHNMETVRRISPLVRSAANYDTSLQVISHISKNGVKSKSGIMVGLGETPEEVETLMDDLLAAGCQILTIGQYLQPSHRHYPVAEYVTPQQFAKYKIIGLKKGFNIVESAPLVRSSYHAEKHIR; encoded by the coding sequence ATGGCTGACAGAGTACGTAAGCCTGAATGGCTGAAAATCAATATCGGTGCCAACGAACGATACACCGAAACCAAACGGATTGTCGACTCCCACTGCCTGCATACGATATGCAGCAGTGGGCGTTGCCCCAATATGGGGGAATGCTGGGGAAAGGGAACTGCCACATTTATGATTGGCGGAGATATCTGTACCCGTAGTTGCAAGTTTTGCAACACCCAAACCGGACGTCCGTACCCATTGGATGTAAATGAACCTGTTCATGTGGCGGAGTCTATCGCATTGATGAAACTGGATCATGCAGTAATCACCTCGGTAGACCGTGACGATCTTCCCGACCTGGGAGCAGAGCATTGGGCACGTACTATCCGGGAGATTAAGCGTTTGAATCCTCAAACGACTATCGAAGTACTGATACCTGATTTTCAAGGAAAGACAGAACTGCTAAATCAGGTCATTGAAGCGCATCCCGATATTATTTCTCATAATATGGAAACTGTCCGGCGTATCAGTCCCCTGGTACGCAGTGCAGCAAATTATGATACCAGTTTACAAGTGATCTCTCACATTTCCAAAAACGGAGTAAAGTCCAAAAGCGGCATTATGGTTGGTTTAGGAGAAACTCCCGAAGAAGTGGAAACACTTATGGATGATCTACTGGCAGCCGGTTGCCAGATACTCACCATAGGACAATATCTGCAACCCAGTCACCGGCATTATCCCGTTGCCGAATATGTGACCCCGCAACAATTTGCAAAATACAAGATTATCGGCTTAAAAAAAGGATTCAATATCGTGGAGAGTGCTCCTCTTGTCCGTTCCTCCTACCATGCTGAGAAACATATCCGTTAG
- a CDS encoding gliding motility protein GldB-related protein: MKLRISLLVILISMLFASCGISTGKGTEQKGEEISVLRYDKLLNEYVRSNSFSAMQKLTMDYRQPTKILIEDVLAIGTVKDDTIFQRLQKFYSDTTLVRLVSDVEAKFPNLDEVEKGLNKGFRKLKKEVPGTKVPFVYSQISAFNESIILVDTLLGISLDKYMGEDYPLYKRFYYDYQCRSMRPERIVPDCFVFYLLDRYGMSYHEGTCLIDLMMHSGKINYVVQHLLGYDNIGDAIGYSDEENAWCKKNEKAIWEHICSNDHLHARDPMIIRYYMKPAPAVEMLGGQAPASVGIWIGAQIVSSYMKKHKDMKLKDLLEFTDYHEMLNQSDYLAS; encoded by the coding sequence ATGAAACTACGGATTTCTCTTCTTGTTATATTAATAAGTATGCTTTTCGCCTCCTGCGGGATAAGCACAGGAAAAGGTACGGAGCAGAAAGGAGAAGAGATTTCTGTTCTGAGATATGATAAGCTGTTGAACGAATATGTTCGTTCCAACAGCTTTTCTGCTATGCAGAAGCTGACAATGGATTACCGCCAGCCGACGAAAATTCTGATTGAAGATGTACTGGCTATCGGTACCGTGAAAGACGATACCATTTTTCAGCGTCTTCAAAAATTCTATTCGGATACTACGTTAGTCCGCTTAGTGAGTGACGTGGAAGCTAAGTTCCCCAATCTTGATGAAGTGGAGAAAGGACTGAATAAAGGATTCCGGAAACTGAAAAAAGAGGTCCCCGGTACGAAGGTGCCGTTTGTCTATTCGCAGATATCCGCATTCAACGAGTCTATTATTCTTGTAGACACGTTGCTCGGTATCAGCCTCGATAAATATATGGGGGAAGATTACCCGCTTTACAAACGCTTCTATTACGACTATCAATGCCGTTCAATGCGTCCCGAACGTATTGTGCCGGATTGTTTTGTATTCTATCTCCTCGACCGTTACGGAATGAGTTATCACGAGGGGACTTGCCTGATTGACCTGATGATGCATTCCGGGAAGATCAATTATGTAGTGCAGCATTTGTTGGGTTATGATAATATTGGTGATGCAATCGGTTATTCGGATGAGGAAAATGCCTGGTGCAAGAAAAACGAAAAGGCTATTTGGGAACATATTTGTTCCAACGATCATTTGCATGCGCGTGACCCGATGATCATCCGTTATTATATGAAACCTGCCCCTGCTGTTGAAATGCTGGGTGGACAAGCACCTGCATCAGTGGGTATATGGATAGGCGCACAGATTGTTTCTTCCTATATGAAAAAGCATAAGGATATGAAGCTGAAAGATTTGTTGGAATTTACCGACTATCACGAGATGTTGAACCAGTCCGATTATCTGGCTTCCTGA